From Pontibacter actiniarum, a single genomic window includes:
- the msrB gene encoding peptide-methionine (R)-S-oxide reductase MsrB encodes MLRWIDVIKFAKYSNPEPDRRVEKTDEEWQQLLTEEQYRVTRQKGTERPYKNAYCRSFEPGRYACVCCGSLLFGSGEKYRSPLSGWPSFTQPIRKGAIKYTFDDSHKMNRVEVLCNVCDSHLGHIFNDGPAPGGLRYCVNSASITLLDKDA; translated from the coding sequence ATGCTACGCTGGATAGACGTCATAAAATTCGCCAAGTACAGTAACCCCGAACCGGACCGGAGGGTAGAGAAAACCGACGAGGAGTGGCAGCAGCTCCTGACGGAAGAGCAGTACCGGGTAACCAGGCAGAAAGGCACGGAGCGGCCCTATAAAAACGCTTACTGCCGCTCGTTTGAGCCCGGCCGCTACGCCTGCGTGTGCTGCGGCTCCCTTTTGTTCGGCTCCGGCGAAAAATACCGTTCTCCCCTTTCCGGCTGGCCCAGCTTTACGCAGCCCATCCGTAAGGGAGCAATAAAATACACCTTCGACGACAGCCATAAAATGAACCGGGTGGAAGTGCTGTGCAATGTATGCGACAGCCACCTGGGGCACATCTTCAACGACGGCCCCGCCCCCGGAGGCCTGCGCTACTGTGTGAACTCGGCAAGTATCACGCTGCTGGATAAGGACGCGTAA
- a CDS encoding 2-hydroxyacid dehydrogenase, translating to MSIIIVSKGKELEPWVEALKEKRPDLDLRIHPDTGNHQDVAFALAWNHPIGAFQEYPNLKCISSMGAGVDHILKDPNIPEQVTVTRIIDENLTQDMGEFVAAQVLSYTRTLQEYKAQQAEQTWQPLPYKRAKEVRVGVMGLGKLGAHVAKVLTALGFQVSGWAKSEKKLDEVAVYTGQEAFDGFLAEAEVLVCLLPLTEETKGILNKDTLAKLPQGAYVINVARGEHVVEEDLLEMLDKGHLSGAALDVFEQEPLPQGHPFWKHPRVFVTPHMASKTDPASVVPQVLENYDRLKSGKPLQNIVSSQKGY from the coding sequence ATGTCCATCATAATAGTAAGTAAAGGCAAAGAGTTGGAGCCGTGGGTCGAGGCGCTGAAAGAAAAGCGCCCCGACCTGGATCTGAGAATTCACCCCGACACCGGAAACCACCAGGACGTGGCCTTTGCCCTGGCCTGGAACCACCCGATCGGTGCTTTTCAGGAGTACCCGAACCTGAAGTGCATCTCCTCCATGGGAGCTGGGGTAGACCACATCCTGAAAGACCCGAACATACCGGAGCAGGTAACGGTTACCAGGATCATAGACGAAAACCTGACGCAGGACATGGGCGAGTTTGTGGCGGCGCAGGTGCTGAGCTACACCCGCACGCTGCAGGAGTACAAGGCGCAGCAGGCGGAGCAAACCTGGCAGCCACTGCCTTACAAGCGGGCGAAGGAGGTGCGCGTGGGCGTTATGGGCCTGGGCAAACTGGGGGCACACGTGGCCAAGGTGCTCACCGCGCTCGGCTTCCAGGTAAGCGGCTGGGCGAAGTCGGAGAAGAAGCTGGACGAGGTAGCGGTATACACCGGTCAGGAGGCATTTGATGGCTTTCTGGCAGAGGCGGAGGTGCTGGTGTGCCTGCTGCCGCTCACCGAGGAAACGAAGGGCATACTGAACAAGGACACGTTAGCCAAACTGCCGCAGGGCGCCTATGTTATCAACGTGGCACGGGGCGAGCATGTGGTGGAAGAGGACCTGTTGGAGATGCTGGACAAAGGGCACCTTTCCGGTGCCGCCCTGGATGTGTTTGAGCAGGAGCCGCTGCCGCAGGGGCACCCTTTCTGGAAGCACCCCAGGGTGTTTGTGACGCCGCACATGGCCAGCAAGACAGACCCCGCCTCGGTAGTGCCGCAGGTGCTAGAAAACTACGACAGGCTGAAGAGCGGGAAACCGCTGCAGAACATTGTTTCATCACAAAAGGGATACTAA
- a CDS encoding VOC family protein produces MNAFHYAFKVKDIASTRRFYVDILGCAEGRSTEHWIDFDFFGNQLSAHVSADIPALDYCGKVDGISVPVPHFGCILKYGEFTELQARLAKHDIKFVVKPYTRYEGKTGEQLTMFFLDLSGNPLEFKAFKNEAEVFAS; encoded by the coding sequence ATGAACGCATTTCATTACGCTTTTAAGGTAAAGGACATTGCCTCTACCCGCAGGTTTTATGTGGATATACTGGGCTGCGCCGAAGGCAGGAGCACCGAGCACTGGATCGACTTTGACTTCTTCGGTAACCAGCTGTCGGCGCACGTGAGCGCTGATATTCCTGCGCTTGACTATTGCGGTAAAGTAGACGGCATTAGTGTGCCGGTGCCGCACTTTGGCTGTATCCTCAAGTATGGGGAGTTTACCGAGCTTCAGGCGCGGCTGGCAAAGCATGATATCAAGTTTGTGGTGAAGCCTTACACCCGCTACGAAGGAAAGACAGGGGAGCAGCTCACGATGTTCTTTCTGGACCTGAGCGGCAACCCGCTGGAGTTTAAAGCCTTTAAAAATGAGGCGGAGGTGTTTGCCTCCTGA
- a CDS encoding energy transducer TonB: MHHDKHHILWPEGEHPSLALLRQYQQGDLPPALHHQLERHLLGCELCADVLEGMALSEAEQTKAAVTDINRSIKTKVEQGKKKPDPVFWQAAAAVLVLLASAVLVIYYNYREQQPAQELATVGAVVKPAEAPLLDLSPPAAATAPDTPGTAETPAASRAAITQVETYAPPVVKRDKEQVPAQEAIAEGEIVCDVLVEDIQKFAEETPPDRSFLAGIDDAVESTPVPFDSSNASLLKEEAATMALAPEPVNAGKALAGKTKGITIRGFSSLKAAATAADQKQVSGQVLSPEGEPLPGVVVLSKGTPAATLTDADGRYTLAVPEQEQTLLFSYIGYETAEKVLAKNDTAATISLSPDKLALSEVVVTAYGVAEPAPAATPAHPTVGRRKYKKYLQESSREVPEQGKVIIAFTVGTDGKPQQLRVVKGLCPACDAEAQRLIQEGPRWKPATQDGQLVAKEVRVTVRFK; this comes from the coding sequence ATGCACCACGATAAGCACCACATACTTTGGCCAGAAGGCGAACACCCTTCGCTGGCGCTGCTGCGGCAGTACCAGCAGGGCGACCTGCCCCCTGCCCTGCACCACCAGTTGGAGCGGCACCTGTTGGGCTGTGAGCTGTGTGCCGATGTGCTGGAAGGCATGGCGCTTTCAGAGGCCGAGCAAACCAAAGCCGCTGTAACGGATATCAACAGAAGTATAAAAACCAAGGTAGAGCAGGGCAAGAAGAAGCCCGACCCTGTTTTCTGGCAGGCAGCTGCGGCCGTACTTGTACTTCTGGCCTCGGCTGTACTCGTCATCTACTACAATTACCGGGAGCAACAGCCGGCACAGGAGCTAGCAACCGTAGGAGCTGTAGTAAAGCCTGCCGAAGCGCCACTACTTGACCTCTCCCCACCCGCAGCAGCTACTGCACCCGATACTCCGGGCACAGCTGAAACTCCGGCGGCAAGTAGAGCAGCAATTACGCAGGTTGAAACGTATGCTCCCCCGGTGGTAAAGCGGGATAAGGAGCAAGTACCTGCCCAAGAGGCGATAGCGGAAGGGGAAATTGTATGTGACGTGTTGGTGGAGGATATTCAGAAGTTTGCAGAAGAAACGCCACCGGATCGTAGTTTTTTGGCAGGCATTGATGATGCGGTCGAAAGCACACCTGTGCCGTTTGACTCGTCCAATGCCTCTCTGCTGAAAGAAGAGGCCGCTACCATGGCGCTGGCTCCCGAGCCTGTGAATGCAGGCAAGGCCCTGGCTGGCAAAACGAAAGGCATCACCATCCGGGGCTTCAGCTCTTTAAAAGCAGCTGCCACGGCCGCAGACCAAAAGCAGGTTAGCGGGCAGGTGCTCTCGCCGGAGGGGGAGCCGCTGCCGGGCGTAGTGGTCTTATCGAAAGGAACGCCGGCTGCCACCTTAACAGATGCGGACGGCAGGTATACCCTGGCAGTGCCGGAGCAGGAGCAAACGCTGCTTTTCTCCTACATCGGGTACGAAACGGCGGAGAAAGTCTTGGCTAAAAACGACACCGCGGCCACCATCTCCCTCTCCCCGGACAAACTGGCTCTAAGCGAAGTAGTGGTAACCGCTTACGGAGTGGCCGAGCCCGCACCGGCAGCAACTCCGGCCCACCCCACGGTGGGCAGGCGCAAGTATAAAAAGTACCTGCAGGAAAGCAGCCGGGAGGTACCGGAGCAGGGGAAAGTAATTATCGCATTCACGGTTGGTACCGACGGTAAGCCGCAGCAGTTGCGCGTCGTTAAAGGCCTCTGCCCCGCCTGCGATGCCGAGGCGCAGCGCCTCATTCAGGAAGGGCCGCGCTGGAAGCCCGCTACCCAAGACGGACAGCTGGTTGCCAAGGAAGTCAGGGTTACTGTTCGCTTTAAGTAG
- a CDS encoding RNA polymerase sigma factor, giving the protein MLPFFLKLFTNAKPPPSDAELLRLYRQTGELEHLGELFQRHSEMVYLVCLKYLREEEESKDATMHLFEHLATALLQHEVSNFKSWLYATAKNHCLMQLRAKKGQPGTGLDETSALFVENQEPLHLSEAEQREETEQLLQQALQQLPPAQYTCVELFYLQQKSYKEIADLTGHELSKVKSYIQNGKRNLKIYMEKHHAPR; this is encoded by the coding sequence ATGCTGCCCTTCTTCCTCAAGCTTTTCACCAATGCCAAGCCGCCTCCCTCTGATGCGGAGTTGCTGCGCCTGTACCGGCAGACGGGTGAGCTGGAGCACCTGGGCGAGCTCTTCCAGCGGCACTCGGAGATGGTGTACCTGGTGTGCCTGAAGTACCTGCGCGAGGAGGAGGAAAGCAAGGACGCCACCATGCACCTGTTTGAGCACCTGGCCACCGCGCTGCTGCAGCACGAGGTAAGCAACTTTAAAAGCTGGCTCTACGCCACCGCCAAAAACCACTGTCTCATGCAGTTGCGGGCAAAGAAAGGGCAGCCCGGCACAGGCCTGGATGAAACTTCGGCCCTGTTTGTGGAAAACCAGGAGCCGCTGCATCTTTCAGAGGCGGAGCAGCGCGAGGAAACGGAGCAGCTTTTGCAACAGGCCCTGCAACAGCTGCCCCCAGCGCAGTATACTTGCGTAGAGCTGTTTTACCTGCAGCAGAAAAGCTATAAAGAGATTGCCGACCTGACCGGGCATGAGCTGAGCAAAGTGAAAAGCTACATCCAGAACGGCAAACGGAACCTGAAAATTTACATGGAGAAGCACCATGCACCACGATAA
- a CDS encoding vWA domain-containing protein, with amino-acid sequence MEKHLYTLLLALLMLGLQAQAQTLQVTGTVTDAANGAALPGVTVTGKGTQAGTVTDQYGKYTLRVQSEKTVLVFGFIGYITQEVKVGKKRVVDVQLQADTQALEEVVVTAHGRPKGITIRGVATSAVVSAPQQYSSGYMAYDQAALHNTENYDYLKESTFQDAKESPLSTFSIDVDRASYSNVRRFLNNGQKPPVDAVRIEEMVNYFTYDYPQPKGEEPFAVYTELSACPWNKENQLLHIGLQGKDIPTDNLPPSNLVFLLDVSGSMATPNKLPLLKVGLNLLVSQLRPQDKVAIVVYAGAAGLALPATSGDQKEKIAQALGQLEAGGSTAGGAGIRLAYQVAQEQFMEGGNNRVILATDGDFNVGVSSDGELARLIEEKRETGIALTVLGVGTGNLKDSRMEQLADKGNGNYAYIDNILEAKKVFVNEFGGTLFTIAKDVKLQLEFNPAKVKSYRLIGYENRTLQSKDFNDDKKDAGELGAGHTVTALYEIVPAGAKGGSAGSVDELRYQESKLRAKAAATNEILTLKLRYKEPGGSKSKLLSTTVSGAATEVSQASDNLRFAGAVAAFGMLLRDSAFKGTATYAQVLALAQSALGKDAEGYRAEFVRLVESRALLSDRR; translated from the coding sequence ATGGAAAAACACCTCTACACATTGCTGCTCGCCCTGCTGATGCTGGGGCTGCAGGCACAGGCGCAGACACTTCAGGTGACCGGCACCGTAACCGACGCCGCCAATGGCGCTGCCCTGCCCGGCGTAACGGTAACCGGGAAAGGGACACAAGCCGGCACCGTAACCGACCAGTACGGGAAGTATACCCTGCGGGTGCAAAGCGAAAAAACCGTACTTGTTTTCGGGTTCATCGGCTACATTACCCAGGAAGTAAAGGTGGGGAAGAAGCGTGTGGTGGATGTACAGCTCCAGGCGGACACGCAGGCACTGGAAGAAGTGGTGGTGACAGCTCACGGAAGGCCTAAGGGTATCACCATCCGTGGTGTGGCAACAAGTGCTGTTGTCTCTGCGCCACAGCAGTATTCTTCTGGCTACATGGCCTACGACCAGGCGGCGCTGCACAACACCGAGAACTACGATTATCTGAAAGAGAGTACCTTTCAGGACGCTAAAGAGTCGCCGCTTTCTACTTTCTCCATCGATGTGGACCGCGCCTCCTACAGCAACGTGCGCCGCTTTCTGAACAACGGGCAGAAGCCCCCGGTAGACGCCGTGCGCATCGAGGAGATGGTGAACTACTTTACCTATGACTATCCGCAGCCGAAAGGGGAGGAGCCGTTTGCTGTGTACACCGAGCTCTCCGCCTGCCCCTGGAATAAAGAAAACCAGTTGCTGCACATTGGCCTGCAGGGCAAGGACATCCCGACCGATAACCTGCCGCCATCCAACCTGGTGTTCCTGCTGGATGTGTCGGGCTCTATGGCGACGCCCAACAAACTACCGCTGCTGAAGGTTGGCTTAAACCTGCTGGTAAGCCAGCTGCGCCCGCAGGACAAGGTGGCCATTGTGGTGTATGCCGGTGCCGCCGGTTTGGCGCTTCCGGCCACCTCCGGGGATCAGAAAGAGAAAATAGCGCAGGCACTGGGGCAGTTGGAGGCGGGCGGCTCCACTGCGGGCGGTGCAGGTATAAGGCTGGCCTACCAGGTGGCGCAGGAGCAGTTTATGGAAGGCGGCAACAACCGCGTTATCCTGGCGACAGACGGGGACTTTAACGTGGGCGTGAGCAGCGACGGCGAGTTGGCCCGCCTGATCGAAGAAAAGCGCGAGACGGGCATAGCCCTGACCGTGCTGGGCGTTGGGACAGGCAACCTGAAGGACTCGCGCATGGAGCAGCTGGCCGATAAAGGCAATGGCAACTACGCCTATATTGATAACATCCTGGAGGCAAAGAAAGTGTTTGTGAACGAGTTCGGCGGCACGCTCTTTACCATTGCCAAAGACGTGAAGCTGCAGCTGGAGTTTAACCCGGCCAAGGTAAAGTCTTACCGGCTGATCGGCTACGAAAACCGCACGCTGCAAAGCAAAGACTTTAACGACGATAAGAAAGATGCCGGAGAGCTGGGAGCAGGGCATACGGTAACGGCGCTTTATGAGATTGTGCCGGCGGGTGCCAAAGGCGGCAGTGCCGGTTCTGTGGATGAGCTCAGGTACCAGGAGTCAAAGCTGCGTGCAAAGGCCGCTGCCACAAACGAAATCCTGACGCTGAAGCTGCGCTACAAGGAGCCGGGCGGCAGTAAGAGCAAGCTTCTCTCCACCACGGTGTCCGGGGCGGCAACCGAGGTGAGCCAGGCATCTGATAACCTTCGGTTTGCAGGGGCTGTGGCAGCCTTTGGCATGTTGCTCCGCGATTCAGCGTTTAAAGGCACGGCCACGTATGCGCAGGTGCTGGCGCTGGCGCAGAGCGCACTTGGCAAGGATGCAGAAGGCTACCGTGCAGAGTTTGTGCGGCTTGTCGAGTCGAGGGCCCTGCTGAGCGACAGGCGGTAA
- a CDS encoding protein adenylyltransferase SelO, giving the protein MQRLSSKEYKNEFVQHFPGDESGDLRPRQTPGVLYSKAIPTPVAQPTLLAWSEDLAEKLGIRKPEGQEDIDILGGNRVADSMHPYAACYAGHQFGGWAGQLGDGRAITLGEWETATGQSWELQLKGAGPTPYSRRADGRAVLRSSVREYLMSEAMHHLGVPTTRALSLVSTGDQVLRDMFYNGNAAYEPGAIVMRAAPSFLRFGNYELLAARKETANLQQLVDWTISRYYPHIQGENRVIDWYKEVIARTADLMVEWMRVGFVHGVMNTDNMSVLGLTIDYGPYSFVDDYDPDFTPNTTDLPGRRYAFGKQPSIGYWNLGCLASALLPLADKDALVAALETYKDTYWQSYYAMMGKKLGLDNVRPEDVQLITRFDETLASIKPDMTIFYQLLIDLPLYMGTAEEVAKHFEDSFYQEPAPNEKEALFALITSYLERLNTNSITRQASQERMRASNPRFILRNYLLHQAIEELERGEQQLFVKLQQAMKEPYSDTFDEFFAKRPDWATQKAGCSMLSCSS; this is encoded by the coding sequence ATGCAGCGACTAAGCTCAAAAGAATATAAAAACGAATTTGTACAGCATTTCCCCGGGGATGAAAGCGGCGACCTCCGGCCCCGCCAAACCCCGGGCGTCCTCTACAGCAAAGCCATCCCCACGCCGGTGGCGCAGCCCACCCTGCTGGCTTGGTCCGAGGACTTGGCCGAAAAGCTGGGCATCCGGAAACCTGAGGGGCAAGAGGACATCGACATCCTGGGCGGCAACCGCGTGGCAGACTCCATGCACCCTTACGCCGCCTGCTATGCCGGGCACCAGTTTGGCGGCTGGGCAGGCCAGTTAGGCGATGGCAGGGCCATTACGCTGGGCGAGTGGGAAACGGCAACAGGCCAAAGCTGGGAGCTGCAGCTGAAAGGGGCCGGCCCCACCCCCTACTCCCGCCGTGCCGACGGCAGGGCCGTGTTGCGCTCCTCGGTTCGGGAGTACCTGATGAGCGAGGCCATGCACCACCTGGGCGTGCCTACCACCCGTGCCCTGAGCCTTGTTTCTACCGGCGACCAGGTACTGCGCGACATGTTTTACAACGGCAATGCGGCCTACGAGCCCGGGGCCATCGTAATGCGGGCTGCCCCAAGCTTCCTGCGCTTCGGCAACTATGAATTGCTGGCCGCCCGCAAGGAAACAGCTAACCTGCAACAGCTGGTCGACTGGACAATATCCCGCTATTATCCGCACATTCAGGGCGAAAACAGGGTAATAGACTGGTATAAGGAAGTGATTGCACGCACTGCAGACCTGATGGTGGAGTGGATGCGCGTGGGCTTTGTGCATGGCGTTATGAACACGGACAACATGTCTGTCCTCGGCCTGACGATAGACTACGGCCCTTACTCGTTTGTAGATGACTATGACCCGGACTTTACGCCCAACACCACCGACCTGCCGGGCCGCCGCTATGCCTTTGGCAAACAGCCGTCCATCGGCTACTGGAACCTCGGCTGCCTGGCCAGTGCCCTGCTCCCCCTGGCCGACAAGGATGCGCTAGTGGCCGCGCTGGAAACCTACAAAGACACCTACTGGCAAAGCTATTATGCCATGATGGGCAAAAAGCTGGGGCTGGATAACGTAAGGCCGGAGGACGTGCAGCTCATTACCCGGTTCGATGAAACGCTGGCAAGTATAAAGCCCGACATGACTATTTTCTATCAGCTGCTCATCGACCTGCCACTGTACATGGGCACAGCCGAAGAGGTGGCAAAGCATTTCGAAGACAGCTTTTACCAGGAGCCCGCACCAAACGAGAAGGAGGCGCTTTTTGCCTTGATAACATCGTACCTGGAGCGCCTGAACACGAACAGCATTACACGCCAGGCCTCCCAGGAGCGGATGCGAGCCAGCAACCCGCGCTTTATACTTCGGAATTACCTGCTGCACCAGGCCATTGAGGAGCTCGAGCGCGGAGAGCAGCAGCTTTTCGTAAAGCTACAGCAGGCGATGAAGGAGCCGTATTCTGATACGTTTGATGAGTTCTTTGCCAAGCGTCCGGACTGGGCTACCCAGAAAGCCGGTTGCTCCATGCTCTCCTGCAGCTCATAA
- a CDS encoding DUF1543 domain-containing protein produces the protein MQNLKLFMLMLGCRPAGRNTEQHDMFFSVGYTVKDLVPEIKAFWPEAKGNIHVDAWREVNLVNGYRVRVVPREAAAGVPEEGADKLFFLNLGGYKPGEFDEFHYKMLAVAKDQGDAAKQARQTAFYKHTGFKGAASHIDDKFGVDVDELFKVQDILPQEVKEKYSLQLTKSSETEEDALHLGYFQLHKL, from the coding sequence ATGCAGAATCTTAAGCTTTTTATGCTGATGCTGGGGTGCAGGCCCGCAGGCAGAAACACCGAACAGCATGATATGTTCTTCAGTGTAGGGTATACGGTAAAGGACCTGGTGCCGGAGATTAAAGCCTTCTGGCCTGAGGCAAAGGGAAACATACACGTGGATGCCTGGCGCGAGGTAAACCTGGTCAACGGTTACCGGGTGCGCGTAGTGCCGAGAGAAGCCGCCGCCGGTGTACCCGAAGAAGGAGCCGACAAGCTCTTTTTCCTGAACCTGGGCGGTTACAAGCCCGGCGAGTTTGACGAGTTCCACTACAAGATGCTGGCTGTAGCCAAAGACCAGGGCGACGCCGCGAAGCAGGCCAGGCAGACCGCCTTTTACAAGCACACCGGTTTTAAGGGCGCTGCCTCGCACATCGATGATAAGTTCGGTGTGGATGTGGACGAACTCTTTAAGGTGCAGGACATCCTGCCGCAGGAGGTAAAGGAGAAGTACAGCCTGCAGCTAACCAAGAGCAGTGAAACGGAGGAAGACGCGCTGCATTTAGGGTACTTTCAGCTGCATAAACTGTAG